CGTCAACCACGCGCAGGCAGTCATCGGGGTTGGAAACGGCGACTACCAGAAAGCCTTTGGAGGCATCAAGCTTGAGACGCAGATATTCAACGCCGGCCCAGCGGCAGTCGAGGCGCTGTCTGCCAACAGGATAGACTGCTCGTACGTGGGTCCAAACCCTGCCGTCAACGGCTACCTGAAATCCGAGGGTTCGCTTAAGGTCGTGTCGGGCGTGTCAAGCGGGGGCGCCGTGTTTGTCGTACGAGACGACGCCGGCATAAACTCGCCGGACGACCTGGCAGGGAAAAAGCTGGGCTCTCCGCAGCTGGGCAACACGCAGGACGTTGCGCTGCGCAACTACCTGAAAAGTCACGGCTATGATGTCCAGATTATCGGGGGCGACCCCGAGATAGCTCCGGCCAAGACAGCCGACATATTGACATTGATGGTCAAGAAGGAGATGGACGGCGCGTGGGTGCCCGAGCCGTGGGGCGCAAGGCTTGTCCGGGAGGCAAACGCCCGCATCCTTGTCAACGAGCAGGACCTCTGGCAGGACGGCAAGTTTGCGACGTCGCTTTTGATATGCAAGGCCAGCTACATAGAAAGCAATCCCGAGACTGTCAAGAGGTTAATCGAAGCGCATGTCAGCGAGACCCAGTGGATAAACAGCCACAAGGAACAAGCGATAAAGTCGTTCAATACGGCTGTTGCAGAGATACTCGGCTCGGAATTCAACGAAGACGACCTGCGCACGTCGCTGACAAGGATGGAGTTCACCTACGACCCGCTTGAAGAGACAGTGCAAAAAGCGGCCGACGACGCTTACGCGCTCGGCCTGCTCGACAAAGAGCCCGACCTTTCAGGCATGTTTGACCTGCAGATCCTAAACGGCGTATTGCAAGAGAGGGGACTTGCAACAACAGCAGGGTGACAACATGTGCTAAAAACCCGCATATCTTCAACTAATTGCGCATATGCCGCAAGTTATATTGCAACGCCGTTAACGATCCTGCAAAACAAAGGAGGAGCTTGGCGATAGTGATGCAACAGCAGCAAAAAACCACAGGAGCGCGCAAGAAAAACGGGAACACGACAATTAGTGACCTTGCAAGCATTGCGCTCTTTCTTGCGGCATTTGGGGCCGCGTGGCAGGTGGTCTACCTTGCGGGCTTCTTTCCAGAGCAGTCGCTTCCTTCGCCAATCTCTGTCGCGCAGTCGTTTGCAGACCTTTCATCTGCCGGGTCGCTTGGCGCCGGCGTCGCTGTGACGATGGGCAGGCTTGCCGCCGGCTTTGCCATCTCTGTGGCAATCGGGGGCGCAGTGGGCCTTGCGATGGTGCGCTTCAAGGACTTTGGCAAGACCATGAGCTCGTTTTCGGTCGGCCTCCAGTCGTTCCCGAGCATAGCGTGGGTGCCCTTTACGATACTCCTGATCGGCTTTAACGACTTTGGCATCCTGTTCGTCATGGTGATAAGCTCCGTGTTCTCGGTGATGATGTCGACGTACAGCGGCATACGCAACATACCGCCCATCTACATGCGCGCCGCGCGCAACATGGGAGCAGACGGCTTTGTGCTGTTCCGCCACGTCATGCTGCCGGCAGCGACTCCCACCCTGATAATCGGGCTCCGCCAGGCCTGGTCATTTGCGTGGCATGCGCTCGTGGGCGCAGAAATACTCATCTCGCTTGTGGGCCTTGGGCACATCCTGAGCGTTGGAAGGGAGCTTGGCAACATGGGCTGGATAATGGCAACCATGATAGTGATATTTGTAATAGGCATGGTGGTCGACAGGGTCATCTTTTTCAAGCTTGAAGAGCGCATCCGCTCAAGGTGGGGCCTCAACCAGCACGCCGACTAGACGCAGCAATCTCGCTTATTTTTTGCGCAAGAATGACATCGTAGTTGCTCACCTTGTTGCCGATGTCGTGCGTCACAAGGGCGATGGTGACGTGGTTGTAGACGTTTGACCACTCTGGATGGTGGTTCAACTTGTCCGCCTCTATTGCCACGTGGGTCATGAACGCAAACGCCTCTGCAAAGTCGCCAAACTCAAACGACCTGTGCAGCTTGCCTTCGGCTATTTTCCAGCCGGGCATTTTTTCAAGCGCCTTGTCAAGCTCCTGCTTTGAAAGCTCGCGATAGTCTTCGTCATGCATGCAAAGTCTTTCGGAGGCGCGCCTAATACGTCTTGCCTAGCAAAAACAACAACAAAAAAAGAAAAGCGGGAGGAGCTAGACCCTCAGGCCAAAGCCCCGCAGCCTGCCGTACACTACTGCGCCTGCCACGCCAAGCGACGCGACGAGGGCTGCCACCGGGAACTCGGGCACCACCTGTATGCTGGACTGGACCGACTCGCTCGTGGCGTTTATCTTTTCGACCCTGACCGTGAAGGAGCCCTGCTTGTCAAAGGCGACGTCCTGCGAGGAGATGCCTTCCGGCGTCGTCACGCCTCCGCTCCTTGACACTTCCTTTCCGTCGGCATCCTGGATCACAAGCTCGTACGTCGCCGCAGACGCCGGCTTGCCGTCCTTGCCGGTTATCTTGACCCCAAAAGGCACGGGCTGCTGCGGGAATATCGACTCTGGCATCGTCAGGCTGACGGCATAGCTTGAAGACTCGCTCTGGACCTGCATCACTTTTACCTCGCTTTCAGGGTCCGGCGGGCTCAGGGCAAACACCGCCTGGTCAGGCGACCTGTTTTCCGCGTTTATCTTGTCCCTGAGGCTGAGCAAATGCTGCTTTGAGATGGTAAAGTGCACCACCGTGTTCTCCGCGCCAAAGTTGTCCACGAACACCGGCACGTCAAGGCCGTTTACGGTCCCCTTGAGCGATTCCCTGTCAAAGTCGGACAGCGCCTTTGGTATGAACACTTCGGTGTGCAGCATGCCCGTCCTGTTCGCTATCTCTGACTTCCAGTCGTAGGGCATGGAAAACTGGATGGTCTTGGTCTGCTCGTCGTAGCTTGACTTGTCTATTGCGCCGTAATAGTTCCTGATCTTGACCTGCTGGGTAGAGCCGCCAGCAGCTGGAACGCTGACTGTCTCCTCCCTGCCCGGCGTCACCCAGACGTCGTACTGCAGGATAGGCTCTACCTGCGTCCTCGTGGTCCCGACAGTGTGTATCTCTACAAAGAGGTTGTAGAGCCCTGCCTGGGTAAAGACCGGGCCTTCGACCACGATGGGCTGGCCGTTGTTCCAGATTCCCCCGTACTGCACCTCTGAAATGCCCTTTGCCTGCGCAGCCGGCATGTCCTTCGGGACAATCTTTATCCGCAGGTTGCCGCCTGGATCGTAGAACAGGCCCTGGCCGCCATAAGCGTCGCCGCCTTCGGTCTGGATCGGTATCTCTTTTCCGTCCTTTTTGAAGAATATCCTGTACGTGACTTCCTTGAAATTCTCGTTGCTGTTTTCGTCAAAGAACCTTGCCGTAATGAACACGGGCTCGGTCGTGGAGGTGATCACCGGCGGGTCAAGCTTTAGGAAAAGGCTCGCCTTCTTGCCTCCAAAGTCGGCAGCCGGCGGCTGCATGCCCCCGTGCGCAAAAGCACTCGGGATGAGCGGTACGCCTACGAGCACCGTCGCAAAAAACACCATCGCAAAAATCGCTACAGCCTTGCTTTTCATTCGGGAGAAAAATCTGCCTTTGTAGTATATAATCCTAATTTAAGCCGCCTGGGGCGACTGCGAAATCCGCCATTGCGCACACACATACTTGCCTTAATATCAACCAACAGGACTGACCTGTAATATTCGCTGGAAGAAGGGTTCCCGACCAGAGACATTCAGGTAAAATCATAATACCCTGACGCGCCAACATGAATCATGCGAAATATCGCATAGGCATAGATGAATGGTAATAATCGATCTAATGCCGTATTTCATAGCATTTCTCGCAATCTTGCTTATACCTGCGTCTGTTATAGGCTATTTCAACAAGACTTGGCGAATACGGCGTGCTGTGATAATTGTAACGCCATGCCTGATTGCTTTAGGTTACATAGTCATTTTTGGCATACCACGCCTTTAACCTAATATACGGCAGTGCGAGCACCAAGACGTTTGCAATTTATAGGGCGGTCAAACCTTGCAAGAACAGCGGGCGGCTGGTCTAGCTCGGTTATGATACCGCTCTTACACAGCGGTGGTCGGGTGTTCAAATCACCCGCCGCCCATTCTGTCCTGCCATTTTTGCCATAATACATGCGACTTTGCAAAGTCATGAACTAAAGTAGCAGTTATAGGTTCGAATCCCATCTCCTCCTCCACCATCTAAAAAATCCAGAGTGAAAAACACACATGGGCACAACAGCAGTAATCCGCGGCGCAGGCAGAATAGCAAAGGCAATCGCAGGTTTCCAGTCAAACATCAAAAAGGACTGGTGCGCCTGCGTTGACTCGTCCATCCCCGCGTTTTCCATGAGCGACGGGATAAAACAGGGCTACATCTCTGCAAAAAAGCGGGGCGTGAGGATCCGGTACGTCACCGAGATAACAGCCGAGAACCTTGAGCACTGCAAAGAGCTGATGACGTTTGTCGAGCTGCGGCACCTCGCCGGCGTGCGGGGCAGCTTTGCTGTCAGCGAGACCGAGTTTGTCGCCGGCATCCGGGGCAAAAAGGCGCTGGCAAAGCTTGTCCGCAGCAACGTGAAAGAAGTGGTCGCGCACCAGCGCGATGCCTTTGAAACTTTGTGGGAAAACGCGACTCCCGCAAAACGCAGGATAAAAGAGCTTGAAAGCTGAAATAAAACAACTGCAAACGCGCGCATACCTCCTTGCCTGCCGGGTGTCAAAAGGAAGCGAGGCGGCGCCCTTGCGTGCTCTGGCAGCATATCTACAAGCTGTAGCCAGGCGGCCCTTATGCATGAAGTAAATTTTTCATGATGTCCATATTAATAATATGGAAATTTGTAATTAGAAATATGATCATGTATTATATCTGTAAAAAGCAACAGTTAGTTCAAATTTATATTTTCGTACGTGGGATAGTACATGATCAGAATGGGAACAGTTGCTTTGCACCTTGGCAACGGAAGGGGAGAAGAAGAAGGCTTGCCAAGCGTCATTGTAAAGTGCCCTGTATGCGCAGGGTCAGGCTCTATTCAATGCATCAAAAACAACCGCGTCAATCCCTTCTGCCTGTCGCTTCCCCTCGCGACTGAGGAGAGGTGCAACTGCTGCGACGGGCGCGGATGGGTTAGAAAAGAACAGCAGGAATGCAGTTCCTTCTGCCGCTGCGCCAAGGAGGAGGGAGTAAGTGCAAAATGAATTCAAGGATGATAGCCGCGATCTTCATAATTGCGGGGCTTGTGGCAGTGGTCTATGTCTTTTCCATCGTTCCATACCTGTTTGGCTCCGCAAGGCCGGCCTCGGTGCTGCCTGTCATGCAGATCCTTATCCCTGCCCTGGCTTTTCCGCTCATAGCGGTTCTCGTGTTTCTCGTGCCCAGGCGGCGGGTTGCAGCTCAGGCGGCGGTACCTGAACACAAGGTTCGTGACGAGGCAGAATACCGGCACAGGATCAGGTCCCTGTGGTCTGGTACTGCCGCAGGCTTTTTTGCAGCGGCGATACTCGTGAGCCTGATAATCGGGGGCGACGCGCTGCTCGGGCTTCCCCTTGGCACCTTTTATTCCATAATCGGCATCGCGATGGGCGGCCTTGACGTTTCTACTGCGATATTCTTTGGCGCTGTCCTGCATTTGATGATGGGGACCCTGATAGGCGCGGTGTTTGGCTACCTCACGGCTGTGGTGGGGCCCTTCAACATAACCGGCATGGCAAAGGGGACGGGAGTCGGCATCCTGGCGGGCTTTATCGCGTTCTCTGTGCTCTTTGTCCCGCTGACCCGGTTTGAAGTGGAACCTTCGCTCGTGAGGATTCTTGCAGGCATTTATCCGCCCGGCACTTCTGCAGACGTCCTCCAGAACAAGGCCGTCGACCTAATGTCGTCGGTTCTTGCAGGCTCTATCCTCCTGCACGTGGTTTACGGCGCCATCCTAGGCTCGATCACCGCGCTCCTTCTTGGATTCCCCGAGGGCGAAAAAAAGGAGAAGGAAGACTACAAAACCGACGCCCCTAATCATCGCCTGACAAAGACGTAGAGCTGAAATAACGCGCGCGCGTGCCTGTACTTAACAACACAGACACATGCCTGTAATCTAGAAAGCCAAAATCCTTGGATCTCTATGGGAATAGTGGTAATTGCAAAAGCTACTAAAAATTGGTGGGGAAACATCAAACTATTCTTATTGGCACATTACAAGGTAATCTCTCTATTTTCTCTACGATGTTTATGACTGATCCGTTAGAGGAAATTATTAGTCTCAGCCTTGCATAACAAATACAGGATGGACAAGGAACGTAGTAACAAAGATGAACCGGTGACAATCATTGTTACTCGGACGGCCAAAAGAGGCAAAATTAGAGAATTTGAAGAATGGCTGGACGGCTCAAAGACCCTCCTCTAAGAGAGATCGCAATAGGTCACACCACAATAGCTCTTTCGTACAAGGACGGAAAATTTGGAGCAATATCGAACATATGTAATCACGTAGGCGGACCTTTGGGTCGCGGACGATTCGATGGTGACTATGTTGTATGCCCATGGCATAACTGGAAGTTTCACAGAATGACTGGATTTGGTGAGCCAGGTTTCGAAGATGATCGTGTACCACAATATGAGCTCAAGATAGAGAATGGGAATCTCTACATCAACTTCCAACCGGTTACGGAAAGAAACAAGCTTCAGCATGCTCCACACCGTCTATCTAGGCCGGTAAAGCGCGAGGAGGGGCCTATCAGGGTTGTTGGCATATCTACAACTGCCACGGACTCAAAAAATCCCAGATATTCCACATCTGACAAGCTGCTCGAAATTGCAATAGAACATGCAAGGACAGTTCTAGGAGCACAGACCATTCTTATTCGGTTGAATGACCTGAAATTTCGAAATTGCGAGGGGTATTACTCCAAGGCTGCCAGGGCATGCACCTGGCCCTGCTCTATTACCCAGATGGACAAAACTGACGAGCTTGATCGCGTTTACGAAGCATTGGTGCACTGGGGAGACGTTATCATAGTTTCAACCCAGATTAGATGGGGTGCTGCCAGCTCATTGTATTACAAGATGGCGGAAAGGATGAATTGCATTCAAAATCAAATCACGATTAGCGACAGGGTTCTGATCCAGAATAAGGTTGCGTCATTTATCTAACCGGAGGACAGGATAACATACAGGATGTTGCAGGCCACATGCTCGGATTCTTTGCAGAGCTCGGCTTCGTGTTCCGCCGTTTCCATATATTGCTCATTCCAGAGGATGGTCTGCTGAGGACATGGAGGACAACATTGCATACGTGGAAAGGACGACGGATCTGCATGACGGGGCAAAAGACCTTGTGAGACGATGCATAGAAATGGCAGAATTAATTCTAGGAAAGAAACTATCTGAGGAAAAATAGTCCGCCCGGGAAGGAAGGCACAAGCATTGCATATCGAGCAACGAGATAATAATGCAGGCCAATAGCTCTGGGAATAATGTAAACTGCGGTGCAATGACAGGCAAATCAACAGACCGGGAAAAATACCTGTTGCCACATTCCATAGAATGTCCCACGTAACTTGTCCTTTTATCTCGACAAAAAAGTGATGAACAAAGAGATGTTTGGCTCGAGAATCATTGAATTCAAAGAAAATGGACACAGTTTATCGCTGACTAGTGCTTTTTGTTTTCTCTAACACCTCTTTTGCCCCTGTAATTAGTGAGGCCTATGTCCGCAGCAGTAGATTTGATACATTTCCTTTCCATGGCATAGTCACCTTTACTCTGGTGTCTTTCAATGTTCTGAAACACTGCTGTATATCTCGGCTACCTCCAAGGTTAATGAATAATACACTAACCAGTGTCAATCGAGATTTCCAGAGTTTTTTCATCGATAATGACGGGATATGAATGCAGATTGGTGACCCAATCCGTATCAAGAGAGGCTTTTGCTGTGCGTATATCAAAT
The sequence above is drawn from the Nitrososphaera viennensis EN76 genome and encodes:
- a CDS encoding ABC transporter substrate-binding protein, translating into MDFRLKLGIAAALVVFVIGTSLALNDQPLARYSGASGPSDTLRLGYFPNVNHAQAVIGVGNGDYQKAFGGIKLETQIFNAGPAAVEALSANRIDCSYVGPNPAVNGYLKSEGSLKVVSGVSSGGAVFVVRDDAGINSPDDLAGKKLGSPQLGNTQDVALRNYLKSHGYDVQIIGGDPEIAPAKTADILTLMVKKEMDGAWVPEPWGARLVREANARILVNEQDLWQDGKFATSLLICKASYIESNPETVKRLIEAHVSETQWINSHKEQAIKSFNTAVAEILGSEFNEDDLRTSLTRMEFTYDPLEETVQKAADDAYALGLLDKEPDLSGMFDLQILNGVLQERGLATTAG
- a CDS encoding ABC transporter permease — its product is MQQQQKTTGARKKNGNTTISDLASIALFLAAFGAAWQVVYLAGFFPEQSLPSPISVAQSFADLSSAGSLGAGVAVTMGRLAAGFAISVAIGGAVGLAMVRFKDFGKTMSSFSVGLQSFPSIAWVPFTILLIGFNDFGILFVMVISSVFSVMMSTYSGIRNIPPIYMRAARNMGADGFVLFRHVMLPAATPTLIIGLRQAWSFAWHALVGAEILISLVGLGHILSVGRELGNMGWIMATMIVIFVIGMVVDRVIFFKLEERIRSRWGLNQHAD
- a CDS encoding 4a-hydroxytetrahydrobiopterin dehydratase encodes the protein MHDEDYRELSKQELDKALEKMPGWKIAEGKLHRSFEFGDFAEAFAFMTHVAIEADKLNHHPEWSNVYNHVTIALVTHDIGNKVSNYDVILAQKISEIAASSRRAG
- a CDS encoding Rieske 2Fe-2S domain-containing protein, which produces MAGRLKDPPLREIAIGHTTIALSYKDGKFGAISNICNHVGGPLGRGRFDGDYVVCPWHNWKFHRMTGFGEPGFEDDRVPQYELKIENGNLYINFQPVTERNKLQHAPHRLSRPVKREEGPIRVVGISTTATDSKNPRYSTSDKLLEIAIEHARTVLGAQTILIRLNDLKFRNCEGYYSKAARACTWPCSITQMDKTDELDRVYEALVHWGDVIIVSTQIRWGAASSLYYKMAERMNCIQNQITISDRVLIQNKVASFI